Proteins encoded together in one Chitinophaga lutea window:
- a CDS encoding FGGY-family carbohydrate kinase — MANDHAYIIVDIGTGNVRVAAATQKGEVLGVAREDIVYVNDELYPDALYFDPQQLWQQVLRLAAQVIPKEKIVKAITATSQREGIVLLSASGQPLIGLPNIDHRGREWEHIMADKSRVYQLTGRYPTSLFSAMKLVGIRERRPDVWAQTASFLSISNWIEYQLGGVSRYEHSQASETLLYDVARQQWSPELCQVFGLSESLLPPIAASASILGNILPEVADALQLDKTVQIVVGGGDTQLAIKSTRPAVDDMVIVSGTTTPIVKLTGTYTLDEDERTWTSRDIENGRFVFEANAGVTGLNYQRLKEIFYPNEGYDVIEQELAANTHTFCMASLGSLLADEEVSLTRGGFIFPTPVSHLLTRGSFVWATILDIACSIVRNYRILAEVAGHEPDYIWGCGGGLQSRVLRQLIANLTGKKVQMRHEFQQSSAVGGALLCNEALQLDVEMEGRTETVYPQDEAHYATLYAEWEKTRNHFRNMN; from the coding sequence ATGGCTAACGATCACGCATATATTATTGTAGATATCGGCACGGGGAACGTGCGCGTGGCCGCCGCCACACAAAAAGGCGAAGTGCTCGGCGTGGCGCGGGAAGACATCGTGTATGTCAACGACGAACTGTATCCCGATGCACTGTACTTCGACCCGCAACAGCTCTGGCAGCAGGTATTGCGCCTCGCCGCACAGGTGATCCCCAAAGAGAAGATAGTCAAAGCCATCACCGCCACCAGCCAGCGCGAAGGCATCGTGCTCCTGTCGGCTTCCGGGCAGCCGCTGATCGGCCTCCCCAACATCGACCACCGCGGCCGGGAATGGGAGCACATCATGGCCGATAAAAGCCGGGTGTACCAACTCACGGGCCGCTACCCCACCTCCCTGTTTTCCGCCATGAAACTGGTGGGCATCCGGGAGCGGCGGCCGGACGTCTGGGCGCAAACCGCCTCCTTCCTCAGCATCAGCAACTGGATAGAATACCAGCTCGGCGGCGTCAGCCGGTACGAGCATTCGCAGGCTTCCGAAACGCTGCTCTACGACGTGGCGCGGCAGCAATGGAGCCCCGAGCTCTGCCAGGTGTTCGGGCTGAGCGAATCCCTGCTCCCGCCTATCGCCGCCTCTGCATCCATCCTGGGTAACATACTCCCGGAAGTAGCGGACGCGCTGCAACTGGATAAAACCGTACAGATCGTGGTGGGCGGCGGCGATACGCAGCTGGCCATCAAAAGCACCCGGCCGGCGGTGGACGATATGGTGATCGTATCGGGCACCACCACACCCATCGTGAAACTAACGGGAACATATACACTCGATGAAGACGAAAGGACCTGGACGAGCCGCGACATCGAGAACGGCCGTTTTGTGTTCGAAGCCAACGCCGGCGTTACGGGCCTGAACTACCAGCGGCTGAAAGAAATTTTTTACCCGAACGAAGGTTACGATGTAATCGAGCAGGAACTGGCGGCCAATACGCACACTTTCTGCATGGCCTCCCTCGGTTCGCTGCTGGCGGATGAAGAAGTGTCGCTCACCCGCGGCGGTTTCATCTTCCCCACCCCGGTCAGCCACCTGCTTACCCGCGGTTCCTTCGTATGGGCCACCATTCTCGACATTGCCTGTTCCATTGTCCGCAACTACCGCATCCTCGCGGAAGTGGCCGGCCACGAGCCCGACTACATCTGGGGCTGCGGCGGCGGTTTGCAGAGCAGGGTGCTGCGCCAGCTCATCGCCAACCTCACCGGTAAAAAAGTGCAGATGCGGCATGAGTTCCAGCAATCGTCGGCCGTAGGCGGCGCGCTGCTCTGCAATGAAGCGCTGCAGCTGGACGTGGAAATGGAAGGGCGCACGGAAACGGTATACCCGCAGGACGAAGCGCATTATGCAACACTGTACGCGGAATGGGAAAAAACAAGGAACCATTTCAGGAACATGAATTGA
- a CDS encoding glycerophosphodiester phosphodiesterase family protein, with protein sequence MHKKILAASLAICSFLTAGAQSGPLHVLDIKNAAALREFFHYTGKDIPFISGHRGGINKGFPENSIEALDNTLRHTHATFEIDPRLTKDSVIVLMHDATLDRTTTGKGKVGDYTLAELKQLKLKDIDGNVTEYRIPTLEEMIRWAKGKTVLILDKKDVPFQMTADIIRRNKAEGHVMVTVHSAKEAKWYHERNREIVFEAFVKTQKALEEYEAEKIPWSHIMAYVGPDNKPELKPLYENLNKRGVMCMISTAPTYDKLPDAAERTKAYRSIIEKGASLIEADRSIEAAEAIKPLLPKSSAKSKFFKLAKK encoded by the coding sequence ATGCATAAAAAGATACTGGCCGCCAGCCTGGCCATTTGCAGCTTCCTGACCGCCGGCGCACAGTCCGGCCCCCTGCACGTGCTCGACATTAAAAACGCCGCCGCGCTAAGGGAGTTTTTCCATTACACCGGCAAAGACATTCCCTTCATCAGCGGCCACCGCGGCGGCATCAACAAAGGGTTCCCGGAAAACAGCATCGAGGCGCTCGACAACACGCTCCGCCACACCCATGCCACTTTCGAGATCGACCCGCGCCTGACGAAAGACAGCGTCATCGTGCTCATGCACGACGCCACGCTCGACCGTACCACCACCGGCAAAGGTAAAGTAGGCGACTACACCCTGGCCGAACTGAAACAACTGAAGCTGAAGGATATCGACGGCAACGTCACCGAATACCGCATCCCCACGCTCGAAGAAATGATCCGCTGGGCGAAAGGCAAAACCGTGCTCATCCTCGATAAAAAAGACGTGCCCTTCCAGATGACGGCCGACATCATCCGGCGCAACAAAGCCGAAGGACATGTGATGGTGACCGTGCATTCCGCCAAAGAAGCGAAATGGTACCACGAGCGGAACAGGGAAATCGTGTTCGAGGCGTTCGTCAAAACGCAGAAGGCCCTGGAAGAATATGAAGCGGAGAAAATCCCCTGGAGCCACATCATGGCTTATGTAGGGCCGGATAACAAACCCGAGCTGAAACCGCTTTACGAAAACCTGAACAAACGCGGCGTGATGTGCATGATTTCCACGGCGCCCACTTACGACAAACTGCCGGATGCGGCGGAGCGTACAAAAGCGTACCGGTCCATTATCGAAAAAGGCGCCAGCCTCATCGAAGCCGACCGCTCCATCGAAGCAGCGGAAGCTATCAAACCCCTGCTGCCGAAAAGCAGCGCGAAGTCGAAATTCTTTAAGCTGGCAAAAAAATAA
- a CDS encoding ABC transporter permease codes for MFYNHLKIAFRSLWRKKSFTFLNMLGLAIGIAAGLLIFVVIRHELSYDDYHTKKDRIYRVTTTYLTRGNGQVEERKAAVPPAFPDALRRDYPQLEAAGVMLPTGKGQIYVPQGNGSEKRFMETRGMMWSEPEVFRILDFRWLQGNANDLALPNQVVLDKSTAIAYFGSPENAMGKTIELFSFRIPLKVTGVFDDLPGNTDYPIRIAASYMTLRHAVGIQPGGREVWDGVNSGLNCLVALGKNQDAAAFERQLKGFVKRYYKEDERKTSNVSVLGLQPLADIHLNDDFGLVFTSRLEKRVLWSMALIGCFLILVACINFINLSTAQSSGRAREIGVRKVLGSNRGQLRMQFMYETAVVTFLSLCLALLLAALCCPWLARLTGRELVFFHPSLMLFLLLTGLAVTFLAGFYPAVVVSGFNPLAALKNRITVRSTAGISLRRALVVFQFVIAQLLVICTLVVLQQMKFFREKPMGFEKESAVLINLPSDSALALRYGHLKTRLGAIHGVEATSLCLDGPSSGGMWTSNFAFDNRPENESFVVTRQYADTGYYNTFRIGLVAGRKHLQTDTLYELVVNETLVKKLGLAAPADALGREIRYENGEHGRIVGVVRDYSNQSLRDETAPLTISTRRRSYEHIALRMKPAEMKSALAQVEKVFAEVYPTYMYDLTYMDKRIENYYTSEALTSQLFRIFAALAIFISCLGLYGLVSFMALQKTKEVGIRKVLGASVQSIVLLFSREFTILIAVAFVIAAPLAYFFMNRWLDGFRFHIQIGWMVFVLAIVFSVVIGWVTVGYKALQAALVNPVKSLKAD; via the coding sequence ATGTTCTACAACCATCTCAAAATCGCCTTCCGTTCCCTCTGGAGGAAAAAGTCTTTTACCTTCCTCAACATGCTGGGGCTGGCCATCGGTATCGCCGCCGGCCTGCTGATTTTTGTGGTGATCCGGCATGAATTGAGTTACGACGACTATCATACGAAGAAAGACCGTATTTACCGGGTTACGACTACTTATCTCACCCGCGGCAACGGGCAGGTGGAGGAGCGGAAGGCGGCCGTGCCGCCTGCGTTTCCGGACGCGCTGCGCCGCGACTATCCGCAACTGGAGGCAGCCGGTGTGATGTTGCCGACCGGCAAGGGCCAGATTTATGTGCCGCAGGGCAATGGGTCTGAAAAGCGGTTTATGGAAACCCGTGGCATGATGTGGTCGGAGCCGGAAGTTTTCAGGATCCTGGATTTCCGCTGGCTGCAGGGCAACGCGAACGACCTCGCCTTGCCGAACCAGGTTGTGCTGGATAAAAGTACGGCGATCGCTTATTTCGGGAGCCCGGAGAACGCCATGGGGAAAACTATCGAGCTCTTTTCGTTCCGCATTCCGCTGAAAGTGACCGGGGTATTCGACGACTTACCCGGTAATACCGACTATCCCATACGCATTGCTGCTTCTTACATGACGCTGCGCCATGCCGTCGGCATCCAGCCCGGGGGGAGAGAGGTATGGGACGGTGTGAACAGCGGGCTCAACTGCCTTGTAGCGCTCGGTAAAAACCAGGACGCCGCGGCATTCGAGCGGCAGTTAAAGGGTTTTGTAAAACGCTACTATAAAGAAGACGAGCGGAAAACCAGCAATGTGTCTGTGCTGGGGTTGCAGCCGCTGGCGGACATCCACCTCAACGATGATTTCGGCCTGGTGTTCACGTCACGGCTGGAGAAAAGGGTGTTGTGGTCGATGGCCCTGATCGGTTGTTTTCTGATACTGGTGGCCTGCATCAATTTCATCAATTTATCGACCGCCCAGTCGTCCGGCCGCGCCCGTGAAATCGGTGTGCGCAAGGTGTTGGGCAGCAACCGTGGTCAGTTGCGGATGCAGTTCATGTACGAAACCGCGGTGGTCACCTTTTTATCCCTGTGCCTTGCTTTGCTGCTCGCTGCGCTCTGTTGCCCCTGGCTGGCGCGGCTGACCGGCAGGGAGCTGGTATTTTTCCATCCGTCCTTAATGCTCTTCTTACTGCTCACCGGTTTGGCCGTCACTTTCCTGGCGGGTTTTTATCCCGCGGTGGTGGTTTCGGGATTTAATCCGCTGGCCGCGCTCAAAAACAGGATCACGGTCCGCTCCACTGCCGGCATTTCGCTGCGGCGGGCCCTGGTCGTATTCCAGTTCGTGATCGCCCAGCTGCTCGTGATCTGTACATTGGTGGTGCTGCAGCAGATGAAATTTTTCCGCGAAAAACCGATGGGCTTTGAAAAAGAATCCGCCGTGCTGATCAACCTGCCGAGCGACAGCGCACTGGCGTTGCGGTATGGCCATCTTAAAACCAGGCTGGGCGCGATACATGGGGTGGAGGCCACGAGCTTGTGCCTCGACGGCCCGTCCAGCGGCGGGATGTGGACGAGCAACTTCGCCTTCGACAACCGGCCGGAAAACGAATCATTTGTGGTGACCCGGCAGTATGCCGATACCGGGTATTACAATACCTTCCGCATCGGGCTGGTGGCGGGCCGCAAACATCTGCAGACGGATACGCTGTATGAACTGGTCGTAAATGAAACGCTGGTAAAAAAACTGGGGCTCGCCGCACCGGCTGACGCACTCGGCCGCGAGATCCGGTACGAGAATGGGGAGCATGGCCGGATTGTAGGGGTGGTCAGGGATTACAGCAACCAGTCGCTCCGCGACGAAACGGCCCCGCTCACGATTTCCACCCGCCGGCGCTCCTATGAGCACATCGCGCTGCGCATGAAGCCCGCTGAAATGAAATCCGCGCTGGCGCAGGTGGAAAAGGTGTTCGCCGAAGTATATCCCACGTACATGTACGATCTCACCTACATGGATAAACGCATCGAGAATTATTATACTTCCGAAGCGCTGACGAGCCAGCTGTTCAGGATATTCGCGGCGCTGGCCATCTTTATTTCCTGCCTCGGCCTGTATGGCCTGGTATCGTTCATGGCTTTGCAGAAAACAAAAGAAGTGGGCATCCGCAAGGTGCTAGGCGCTTCCGTGCAAAGCATCGTGTTGCTCTTTTCCCGAGAGTTCACCATCCTGATCGCGGTGGCGTTCGTGATCGCCGCACCGCTGGCGTACTTCTTCATGAACCGCTGGCTCGACGGGTTCCGGTTCCACATACAGATCGGGTGGATGGTGTTTGTGCTGGCCATCGTGTTTTCTGTGGTCATCGGCTGGGTCACCGTGGGTTATAAGGCTTTGCAGGCCGCGCTGGTAAACCCGGTAAAGAGCCTGAAAGCAGATTGA
- a CDS encoding FGGY-family carbohydrate kinase, producing MDYFIGIDVGTQGARVLLADETGRPVAAFEEQFPLHREEQDPEHWWAACLRCLEQLPTGYNVKAIAVTSTSGTIIPLGRNGLPLHNAIMYSDGRQAEQGARCRQLALAHHPDGYTGFNTSSGLPKMLWFIEQYPHKTEQLYKFIHAADYITGKLCGRFDRSDFTNVLKSGYDVEGQRWPEYIWEKLPLRREWLQEAVPSGTPLGPVTARIKGLPDNVMVVAGMTDGCASQVASGAVNPGDWNTTIGTTLVVKGVTLAAVKDPEDRLYSHRHPEGYWMPGGASNTGADWVTKLFAGRIDALNEAAAQLCPTPYLVYPLLQRGERFPFVAPQAEGFATPGLSDEEHFTAAMEGVAYIEKLAYEMIEKLSGEKVKAVYTAGGASNSNVWLHIRSNVLNLPLYKMQQVSGAAGAAILAASKTRYRSVMEAAAAMAHTERIVRPQAGITDLYTATYHRFKQQLTEKGYIPEQTYA from the coding sequence ATGGATTATTTTATAGGCATAGATGTAGGCACACAGGGCGCGCGCGTGCTCCTGGCCGACGAAACGGGCCGGCCGGTGGCGGCATTCGAAGAACAGTTCCCGCTGCACCGCGAGGAACAGGATCCCGAGCACTGGTGGGCGGCCTGCCTGCGCTGCCTCGAACAATTGCCAACCGGATATAACGTCAAAGCCATCGCCGTTACCTCCACCTCCGGCACCATCATTCCCCTGGGCCGCAACGGGCTGCCGCTGCACAACGCGATCATGTACAGCGACGGCAGGCAGGCCGAACAGGGCGCCCGCTGCCGGCAACTGGCGCTGGCGCATCACCCGGACGGCTATACGGGTTTCAACACCAGCAGCGGCCTCCCGAAAATGCTCTGGTTCATCGAACAGTACCCCCACAAAACGGAGCAGCTGTACAAGTTCATCCATGCCGCCGATTACATCACCGGCAAACTTTGCGGGCGGTTCGACCGCAGTGACTTTACCAATGTGTTAAAATCCGGTTACGATGTTGAAGGGCAACGCTGGCCGGAATATATTTGGGAAAAATTGCCGCTCCGCAGGGAGTGGCTCCAGGAGGCGGTGCCCTCCGGTACGCCGCTGGGCCCCGTTACCGCCCGCATCAAAGGGCTGCCGGATAATGTAATGGTGGTAGCCGGCATGACGGACGGCTGCGCCTCGCAGGTAGCCTCCGGCGCGGTGAACCCGGGCGACTGGAACACCACCATCGGCACCACCCTCGTTGTGAAGGGCGTTACCCTGGCTGCCGTGAAAGACCCGGAAGACCGGCTGTACAGCCACCGCCATCCCGAAGGATACTGGATGCCCGGCGGCGCCAGCAATACGGGAGCCGACTGGGTCACCAAACTGTTCGCCGGCCGCATCGATGCGCTCAATGAAGCCGCGGCGCAACTTTGCCCTACTCCGTACCTGGTATACCCGCTCCTGCAGCGCGGCGAACGTTTCCCGTTCGTGGCGCCGCAGGCGGAAGGTTTCGCCACTCCCGGCCTCAGCGACGAAGAACATTTCACCGCCGCCATGGAAGGTGTGGCCTATATTGAAAAACTGGCGTACGAGATGATCGAAAAGTTATCGGGCGAAAAAGTGAAGGCCGTATACACCGCCGGCGGAGCCAGCAACAGCAACGTATGGCTGCACATCCGCAGCAACGTGCTCAATCTGCCGCTGTATAAAATGCAGCAGGTGAGCGGCGCAGCCGGGGCGGCCATACTGGCGGCCTCTAAAACCCGCTACCGCTCCGTGATGGAAGCCGCGGCAGCCATGGCGCATACCGAAAGGATCGTGCGGCCGCAGGCCGGTATTACCGACCTGTATACCGCCACGTACCACCGGTTCAAACAGCAACTCACAGAAAAAGGATATATCCCGGAACAGACATATGCTTAA
- a CDS encoding histidine phosphatase family protein, giving the protein MLNIFLLRHGQTAWNADNNRYCGRSDISLTARGIQQAEAVKAQLRHITFDGVYSSPLERAFMTANIATGVHVKKDNRLIEADFGEWEQKTKEEFIAEDPSLWHNWMADPASHRAGGTGETGMEIVTRVDDFFNELRRKHTSGNILVAAHNGVNRLYLAYKLGMPLRNYRMLVQDNASITMFTLAADGAFTLEHLNSKF; this is encoded by the coding sequence ATGCTTAATATATTTTTACTCCGCCACGGCCAGACGGCCTGGAACGCAGACAACAACCGCTACTGCGGCCGGTCAGACATATCGCTGACCGCCAGGGGCATCCAGCAGGCCGAAGCCGTGAAAGCGCAGCTGCGGCACATCACCTTCGATGGCGTGTACTCCTCCCCGTTAGAGCGGGCTTTCATGACGGCCAACATCGCTACGGGCGTACACGTGAAAAAAGACAACCGGCTCATCGAGGCGGATTTCGGGGAATGGGAACAAAAAACAAAAGAAGAATTCATCGCCGAAGACCCTTCGCTCTGGCATAACTGGATGGCCGACCCCGCATCGCACCGCGCCGGCGGCACCGGTGAAACCGGCATGGAAATCGTGACCCGCGTAGACGACTTCTTTAACGAGCTCCGCCGCAAACATACGTCCGGCAACATCCTGGTGGCAGCCCACAACGGCGTCAACCGGTTGTACCTGGCCTACAAGCTGGGCATGCCCCTGCGTAATTACCGCATGCTGGTGCAGGACAATGCGTCCATCACCATGTTCACCCTCGCGGCAGACGGCGCATTTACCTTGGAACACCTGAACTCAAAATTCTGA
- a CDS encoding NAD(P)-dependent oxidoreductase, whose translation MRILITAPYHDKGLKEIAQQFGDVAYRSWKPNGRAWNEEELLALLEETNADALITEHDHVTERVIAANPQLQFIGVCRGTPSNVAVPKATEMGIPVFFTPARNAQAVAEMFISNVIMLLRNTIPGINWLKGRQWQEGAHDSYLHFKGNELAGKTIGMVGFGAIGQLIARMVRDYPCNIQFFDPYVKEHDPAYRQLGIEELFATSDIVSIHLPVTAETKGMINASLLTKMKKDAIFVNTARAAVVKREALLDVLEKNAIRGAILDVFDNEPPDALDYRIIDMPHVIATPHIAGATFEVEDHHVEILNRALHQWFGNGNKSIAELANKEIRSIHVNG comes from the coding sequence ATGAGAATTTTGATCACAGCCCCGTATCACGATAAGGGCCTGAAAGAGATAGCACAACAGTTCGGAGATGTGGCGTACCGGTCGTGGAAACCCAACGGCCGCGCCTGGAACGAAGAAGAACTGCTGGCGCTGCTGGAGGAAACGAATGCGGACGCACTCATCACGGAACACGATCATGTCACCGAACGGGTGATCGCCGCCAACCCGCAACTGCAGTTCATCGGCGTATGCCGCGGCACACCGTCGAACGTGGCGGTACCGAAGGCCACCGAAATGGGCATTCCCGTATTTTTCACGCCGGCCCGCAACGCGCAGGCCGTGGCGGAAATGTTCATCTCCAACGTGATCATGCTGCTGCGCAACACCATCCCCGGCATCAACTGGCTGAAAGGCCGGCAGTGGCAGGAAGGGGCGCACGATTCGTACCTGCACTTCAAAGGCAACGAACTGGCGGGCAAAACCATCGGCATGGTGGGCTTCGGCGCCATCGGCCAGCTCATCGCCCGGATGGTGCGGGATTATCCCTGCAACATCCAGTTCTTTGATCCCTATGTGAAGGAACACGACCCGGCTTACCGCCAGCTGGGCATCGAAGAACTGTTCGCTACGAGCGATATCGTGTCCATTCACCTGCCGGTGACCGCGGAAACCAAAGGCATGATCAACGCGAGTTTGTTGACAAAGATGAAAAAAGACGCCATTTTTGTAAATACCGCCAGGGCGGCCGTTGTGAAACGGGAAGCCCTGCTGGATGTGCTGGAAAAAAACGCCATCCGCGGCGCCATACTCGATGTGTTCGACAACGAGCCGCCCGATGCGCTCGACTACCGCATCATCGATATGCCGCACGTGATCGCTACCCCGCACATTGCCGGCGCCACCTTCGAAGTGGAAGACCACCACGTGGAAATCCTCAACAGGGCGCTGCATCAGTGGTTCGGCAACGGCAATAAATCCATCGCGGAGCTTGCCAATAAAGAAATACGCTCAATTCACGTCAATGGCTAA
- a CDS encoding DUF1304 domain-containing protein gives MTPVIMIFVGLIALLHCYILWLEMFAWTTRAPKVFTQIPKELFGPTKVLAGNQGLYNGFLAAGLIWSLFIRQPEWAGNVAIFFLACVAIAGIYGAATASRRIFFVQALPALLTLALIALL, from the coding sequence ATGACACCTGTCATCATGATCTTCGTCGGCCTCATCGCCCTGCTGCATTGTTACATCTTATGGCTGGAAATGTTTGCCTGGACCACCCGTGCGCCGAAGGTCTTCACGCAGATTCCGAAGGAATTATTCGGGCCCACCAAAGTACTGGCGGGCAACCAGGGGCTGTACAACGGTTTCCTCGCCGCGGGCCTCATCTGGAGTTTATTCATCCGTCAACCGGAATGGGCGGGGAATGTGGCGATTTTTTTCCTGGCATGCGTAGCGATTGCGGGTATCTATGGCGCGGCCACCGCCAGCCGGAGAATATTTTTCGTACAGGCGCTGCCCGCACTGCTGACGTTGGCGTTAATCGCGTTGTTGTAA